The following proteins are co-located in the Acidicapsa acidisoli genome:
- a CDS encoding Plug and carboxypeptidase regulatory-like domain-containing protein, whose translation MAVLLVALLLAFTPKLHAQAAAQLSGTVTDTTGGVVPGAQVTVINETTKDSRITETNGTGFYAFPALVPSTYSVKVDMKGFQSKELTGLTLHAGDTLAVPTIALDIANAATQTIEVVAAPEVLQQNNGERTAVLDAEQIENLALQGRDTTELLKILPGATTTSGGLTQASPTFSDLNISANESSIGNGINLNGAPNRGGTALLSDGVNVLDPGDSAGSISIVSPEMTQEVSVQTSNFGADGQFGPIVVSAISKSGTANYHGEAYFDARNDILNANDWQDNNQGVSRGDAHYYYPGGNFGGPVPHTHKTLFFWGGYERFLQNQGNANVLKSYIPSPEMLAGDFTSDNADNVALCPTGFSSTVQNQWCNDLTGTTLPDGTTVTNGHIPGQFLDPGAKALASFWPTPNANPATTKGGYNYYQPVDNINNGWVYRLRVDYNLSDKTKLYISYQQAYSAELAQGNGAHIYWTPGNAIPFPGGGIYGYVYTKAIAGHFVHTFGPTSTNEFIASWGYGNFPFGAPNIKSAYKSTLNYPYATVYNGGSQLIPSYSSAGNFTFPDFSQSDIFENPLGTYEVRKEIPAFADNFTKVWGAHTLKFGGFTQNVGNIQSNDGTSLNGNISSFSGQNPNIFTGTTVGSPNNPVANFIMGNVTGYSENNLAPVSDMAYQTTAFYADDSWKATRRLSIEFGARFEHVGHWYDRQGTGMAVFFPNRVLSDWNSGKIDPGYYWHGIDPGVPLSGQPNRFAFVSPRFGLSYDVFGTGNTVVRGGWGAYRFTGQYNDYAGALTTAQAVQTYNLPGQKTVLLSQIGQLKPATCTMQCASGSQSGLDANDYGEPVTYSYNLTIDQRLKWNTLLDVAYVGSSTSQILNNGETIEGSGFSALADQNKTPIGAFFQPDPITGVISNNPENIAENTNGTPTGNKVADYRPFGYAYGTSSVYESQSTDYTNYNGLQAAWIKSSGKLSYNFNFTWSKTLGTGLQNNPFALRANYGVEAIDRPYVFNSSYTYQTGSFHYGNALVKAAMSGWTISGTSTWQAGGSLLAQLGNGVPNFGLSLAYDPATIPTYAAPTASKPNATTTNGVTTGIGDPTYYGTDASIAIQPVLTCNPNSGLAKYQRVQLSCFAAPAVGTYGGQKYPYMSMGSYFDNDLALYRTIHLPREQNVQFRISAFDWLNHPLPEFSSQNQLTLKYLVNYGSKAIALNTGTGGTVQNFGFMDTKSQAPYSRILELNVKYNF comes from the coding sequence GTGGCTGTGCTTTTGGTAGCACTGCTGCTGGCATTCACTCCCAAACTTCATGCACAGGCAGCAGCACAACTATCAGGCACCGTGACTGACACCACCGGAGGAGTAGTTCCGGGAGCTCAAGTTACCGTCATCAACGAGACAACGAAGGACTCGCGCATAACGGAGACAAACGGCACAGGCTTCTATGCTTTCCCTGCGCTCGTACCTTCGACTTATTCCGTGAAAGTCGATATGAAGGGCTTTCAGTCGAAGGAGTTGACCGGCCTCACGTTACACGCAGGCGATACGCTTGCCGTCCCTACCATCGCGCTTGACATAGCGAATGCAGCGACGCAGACGATCGAGGTTGTGGCTGCTCCCGAGGTTCTGCAGCAGAATAACGGCGAGCGCACCGCTGTGCTGGATGCCGAGCAGATTGAAAACCTTGCCCTGCAGGGCCGCGACACCACCGAGCTATTGAAGATATTGCCCGGTGCGACGACAACTTCAGGTGGTTTGACCCAGGCCAGCCCCACATTCAGCGATCTTAATATCTCCGCGAATGAGAGTTCGATTGGCAACGGCATCAACCTGAACGGCGCTCCTAACCGCGGCGGTACAGCGCTGCTCTCCGACGGCGTCAATGTACTCGATCCAGGTGACAGCGCCGGCTCGATCTCCATTGTCAGCCCTGAGATGACCCAGGAAGTCAGTGTACAAACTTCAAACTTTGGTGCGGACGGGCAATTTGGTCCCATCGTTGTCAGCGCCATCAGCAAGTCGGGTACCGCGAACTATCACGGCGAGGCCTATTTCGACGCTCGCAACGACATTCTGAATGCTAATGACTGGCAGGATAATAACCAGGGCGTATCGAGGGGCGATGCTCACTATTATTACCCTGGCGGCAACTTCGGCGGCCCTGTTCCGCATACTCATAAGACGCTCTTCTTCTGGGGTGGTTACGAGCGATTCCTTCAGAACCAGGGCAATGCCAACGTCCTCAAATCGTACATTCCCAGTCCCGAGATGCTGGCCGGTGATTTCACCTCGGACAACGCCGATAACGTTGCGCTTTGCCCGACCGGATTCTCATCGACGGTTCAGAACCAATGGTGTAACGATCTGACAGGCACGACTCTGCCGGATGGCACGACGGTCACGAACGGTCATATTCCGGGCCAGTTCCTTGACCCGGGCGCAAAAGCGCTTGCCAGCTTCTGGCCGACTCCGAACGCTAACCCAGCAACCACTAAGGGCGGCTACAACTACTATCAACCAGTCGACAATATCAATAACGGGTGGGTCTACCGTCTGCGGGTGGACTACAACCTGAGCGACAAGACAAAGCTCTACATCTCTTACCAGCAGGCCTATAGCGCCGAGCTTGCTCAAGGAAACGGAGCCCACATCTACTGGACGCCGGGGAACGCCATACCTTTCCCGGGAGGCGGAATTTACGGGTACGTCTATACGAAAGCGATTGCCGGCCACTTTGTCCATACCTTTGGCCCTACATCTACGAATGAGTTCATCGCAAGCTGGGGCTACGGCAACTTCCCATTCGGCGCGCCGAACATCAAATCCGCTTACAAGTCGACGCTTAACTATCCATATGCGACGGTCTACAACGGCGGTTCACAGCTGATCCCGTCCTATAGCAGCGCGGGCAACTTTACCTTCCCGGATTTCTCTCAGAGTGATATCTTCGAGAATCCTTTGGGAACGTATGAGGTTCGCAAGGAAATCCCTGCGTTTGCCGATAACTTCACCAAGGTATGGGGAGCCCATACTCTGAAGTTCGGAGGCTTCACGCAGAACGTCGGCAACATCCAAAGCAATGACGGTACGAGTCTGAACGGCAATATCTCTAGTTTCAGCGGTCAGAATCCGAACATCTTTACCGGAACCACCGTCGGCTCCCCGAATAACCCCGTAGCCAATTTCATCATGGGTAACGTGACTGGATACTCGGAGAATAATCTGGCTCCTGTCAGCGATATGGCTTACCAGACAACTGCGTTTTACGCAGACGATTCGTGGAAGGCCACAAGGCGTCTGAGCATCGAGTTTGGAGCGCGCTTCGAGCACGTGGGGCACTGGTATGACCGGCAGGGAACTGGCATGGCTGTATTCTTCCCGAACCGTGTTCTGTCGGACTGGAATTCAGGCAAGATCGATCCCGGCTATTACTGGCATGGTATCGACCCCGGCGTGCCACTCAGCGGGCAGCCCAACCGATTTGCTTTTGTCTCTCCACGCTTCGGTCTGTCTTATGATGTCTTCGGGACCGGCAACACTGTCGTTCGCGGCGGATGGGGCGCCTACCGCTTTACTGGCCAATACAACGACTATGCCGGTGCGCTCACGACGGCACAAGCTGTTCAGACCTACAATCTGCCCGGACAGAAGACAGTTCTGCTCTCCCAGATCGGACAGTTGAAGCCAGCAACGTGCACGATGCAATGCGCATCCGGTTCTCAAAGTGGTCTTGATGCTAATGACTATGGCGAACCCGTGACATATAGCTACAACCTCACGATTGATCAGCGTCTCAAGTGGAACACACTGCTGGACGTTGCCTACGTGGGAAGCAGCACAAGCCAGATTCTGAATAATGGCGAGACTATTGAGGGCAGCGGCTTCAGCGCACTCGCGGATCAGAACAAGACTCCGATTGGAGCTTTCTTCCAACCGGATCCTATCACTGGAGTCATCTCCAACAATCCTGAGAACATAGCTGAGAACACCAACGGCACGCCCACCGGAAACAAGGTTGCAGACTACCGGCCTTTTGGGTACGCATACGGCACCAGTAGCGTATACGAGTCTCAGAGTACCGACTACACAAACTACAACGGTCTTCAGGCGGCATGGATCAAGTCGTCCGGCAAGCTCTCCTACAACTTCAACTTCACCTGGTCTAAAACACTGGGAACGGGCTTGCAGAACAATCCGTTTGCTCTGCGCGCGAACTATGGTGTGGAGGCAATCGATCGCCCCTATGTCTTCAATTCTTCGTACACCTATCAGACCGGAAGTTTCCACTACGGCAATGCATTGGTAAAAGCTGCCATGAGCGGATGGACTATTTCCGGTACGTCCACCTGGCAGGCGGGCGGCAGCTTGCTGGCGCAGTTAGGTAATGGCGTACCGAACTTCGGACTGTCTTTGGCCTACGATCCGGCCACCATTCCCACTTACGCTGCTCCAACTGCTAGCAAACCAAATGCAACCACGACTAACGGCGTCACGACCGGCATTGGGGACCCAACTTACTATGGGACCGACGCGTCGATCGCGATCCAGCCGGTATTGACCTGCAATCCAAACTCGGGACTGGCGAAATATCAACGCGTCCAGTTGAGCTGCTTCGCCGCCCCCGCTGTTGGTACGTATGGTGGCCAGAAGTATCCGTATATGAGTATGGGCTCGTATTTTGACAACGACCTGGCTTTGTATCGGACAATCCATCTACCGCGCGAACAGAACGTCCAGTTCCGGATCTCGGCCTTCGACTGGCTGAACCACCCGCTGCCGGAGTTCAGTTCGCAGAATCAGCTCACCTTGAAATATCTGGTGAACTATGGCAGCAAGGCCATCGCTCTGAACACTGGCACCGGAGGTACAGTTCAGAACTTCGGCTTCATGGATACAAAATCGCAGGCTCCCTACTCGCGCATCCTTGAGCTGAACGTGAAGTACAACTTCTAA
- a CDS encoding tetratricopeptide repeat protein, with amino-acid sequence MEISLRSIATVLFTALCFASASRAQVEDAISSSSTLQEHYEHAGKQLAANNPEEAAKEYRLFLADALGELAVGIAHAGQYKEAVPYFDEALSFASDSATLNLDYAHAALQSGDIEHASILVERAALDSPQSKAFEAKVHILRGRILVKKNSNEQARRELEEAVALDPTFEAGYELAVTCLNMEDKQCAAKIFSEMSASFGDSAQLHMYYGRAYENSDFQTEAVTEFQKTIVMDSHLAGAHYSLAAAYLAIGGNEKLTRAIDELMREIRLFPKNAMAYAALGHLEADQHKLTEAEKNLNRAAALDARNPDTFLYLGQIYAEMGKTVEAEGALRASIQLTTDPSRNRYQVQKAHYLLGRLLVQSGDAAEGKKELAASEALLNANLSRDRDRLSDYLEENSGMGAQSRLPSGTQALVVPKLSEADADPEAQRQVDEFKRQIGPAVADSYNNLGAIEASEKDFPMALRYFEHAAEWNPEMEGLDLNWGRSAYSAGEFKEAIAPLTRYLRTHPDDKNMRSELGLSDFIQRDYTNTLATLEVIEADPGIAPQVAYAYAESLVETGQVRVGVERLKSLESRVPGAAAVHRALGEALAANGDTKSGVQELETAIQLNPQSAESYNDLGKLQLNQGNTTAAIVSLEKAVSLAPQDGVFHRNLADAYRKASRAAEADREMQLYKTLPRADIHQAP; translated from the coding sequence ATGGAGATTTCCCTCAGATCCATCGCTACCGTTTTGTTCACCGCGCTTTGCTTCGCGAGTGCGAGCCGCGCTCAGGTCGAGGATGCTATCTCAAGCAGCTCGACATTGCAGGAACACTACGAGCATGCAGGCAAGCAGTTGGCCGCAAATAATCCAGAGGAGGCAGCTAAGGAATATCGGCTCTTTCTCGCAGATGCGCTCGGCGAACTGGCGGTTGGAATCGCCCACGCCGGGCAATATAAAGAGGCGGTTCCGTATTTCGATGAAGCACTGAGTTTTGCGTCGGACTCGGCGACCCTGAATCTGGATTATGCGCATGCGGCGCTGCAAAGTGGAGATATTGAGCACGCGAGCATTCTCGTGGAACGGGCAGCGCTCGATAGCCCGCAGAGCAAGGCGTTCGAGGCAAAGGTGCATATTCTTCGCGGAAGAATCCTGGTCAAGAAAAACTCGAATGAGCAAGCACGGCGAGAGTTGGAAGAGGCGGTTGCTCTTGACCCCACTTTCGAGGCTGGATATGAGCTCGCAGTCACGTGCCTGAACATGGAAGACAAGCAGTGTGCCGCGAAGATCTTTTCCGAAATGAGTGCATCGTTCGGCGACTCGGCCCAACTCCATATGTACTACGGTCGCGCGTACGAAAACTCTGACTTTCAGACGGAAGCAGTCACGGAATTCCAAAAAACAATCGTGATGGACAGTCACCTTGCAGGCGCGCATTACTCGCTTGCAGCCGCCTATCTTGCGATCGGCGGCAATGAGAAGCTCACCCGGGCTATCGATGAACTCATGAGAGAGATCCGGTTGTTTCCAAAGAATGCAATGGCCTATGCCGCGTTGGGCCACCTCGAAGCGGACCAGCACAAGCTGACGGAAGCGGAGAAAAACCTCAATCGCGCTGCGGCTCTTGATGCAAGAAATCCGGACACTTTTCTCTATCTTGGCCAGATCTATGCAGAAATGGGAAAAACAGTAGAAGCAGAAGGAGCGCTGCGAGCATCGATTCAACTCACAACCGATCCGTCGCGCAATCGCTACCAAGTGCAAAAGGCCCACTATCTTCTTGGAAGACTACTTGTGCAGTCCGGAGATGCCGCGGAAGGAAAGAAAGAGCTGGCGGCTTCCGAGGCATTGCTGAACGCGAATCTCTCACGCGACCGGGACAGGCTTTCGGATTATCTTGAGGAAAATTCAGGAATGGGGGCACAGTCCAGACTGCCGTCCGGGACGCAGGCGCTTGTTGTTCCCAAGTTATCAGAAGCCGACGCCGATCCGGAAGCACAGCGGCAGGTTGATGAATTCAAAAGGCAGATAGGACCGGCAGTCGCAGACAGTTACAACAACCTTGGAGCGATCGAGGCAAGTGAGAAAGATTTCCCCATGGCGCTTCGTTACTTCGAGCATGCTGCTGAATGGAATCCCGAGATGGAAGGATTGGATCTGAACTGGGGCAGATCCGCCTACTCCGCAGGCGAGTTCAAAGAAGCGATTGCGCCGCTCACGCGATACCTTCGCACTCATCCGGATGACAAAAATATGCGTTCTGAACTCGGACTCAGCGACTTCATCCAAAGAGACTACACGAACACGCTCGCCACGCTTGAGGTCATCGAGGCAGATCCTGGAATCGCTCCACAAGTAGCTTATGCATACGCTGAATCACTCGTGGAGACAGGGCAAGTTCGTGTCGGCGTAGAGCGACTGAAATCTCTCGAAAGCCGGGTACCAGGTGCGGCCGCAGTCCATAGAGCTTTAGGGGAAGCTCTCGCCGCGAACGGTGATACGAAGTCCGGAGTGCAGGAGTTGGAAACAGCAATTCAACTGAACCCGCAGAGCGCTGAATCCTACAACGATCTGGGGAAACTGCAGCTGAATCAGGGAAACACCACCGCCGCGATCGTCAGTCTGGAAAAAGCCGTGAGCCTTGCACCGCAGGATGGTGTTTTCCATCGTAATCTTGCTGACGCATATCGAAAAGCGTCTCGCGCCGCAGAAGCAGATCGTGAAATGCAGCTCTATAAAACGCTGCCTCGAGCCGATATTCATCAGGCACCCTAA
- a CDS encoding PAS domain-containing sensor histidine kinase, protein MSRLDHLPWSKSSRISRYGVALLSATAVLIISRPLFVHLGTPPGTFFLCAVMLSAWFGGLGPGLLATAYSALVFYYYFLPPVHSMGAKPGQIPRLVMYIIADLIIGFLSAAQRNAKESLRSARDDLKRTVEDLQSSNEALHAESRERKQAEEALRQAQAELARANRASSMGELTASIAHEVNQPIAAAIANAHACLRWLTRDRPDLDEACAAASRILKNGNRAGEIVNRVHLFFKKDTQVRELVDLNETIREMMLILHSEAIQYTVSVRADLAADLPQVSGDRVQLQQVLMNLMMNSIDAMKEVDGIRELTIQSQRCEQGQPLISVSDTGAGIPPQQADKIFEAFFTTKTHGTGIGLKISRSIVESHGGRLWAADNHPRGARFCFTLPANGVTQDKVSSGDHTESREGLHANKPVVEFMDIKRRT, encoded by the coding sequence GTGTCCAGACTCGACCATCTTCCGTGGTCCAAATCGTCCCGGATTTCGCGGTACGGGGTTGCTCTTCTCTCGGCTACCGCGGTACTGATTATTTCACGACCTCTGTTCGTTCATTTAGGGACTCCTCCGGGAACTTTTTTTCTTTGCGCAGTGATGTTGAGCGCCTGGTTTGGCGGACTCGGGCCGGGTTTGCTTGCAACGGCGTACTCCGCTCTCGTGTTTTATTACTACTTCTTACCCCCTGTGCATTCCATGGGTGCAAAGCCCGGACAAATACCCAGGCTTGTCATGTACATCATTGCAGACCTTATTATTGGATTTCTGAGCGCTGCACAAAGGAATGCCAAAGAATCGCTCAGGAGCGCGCGCGATGATTTGAAACGCACGGTCGAAGATCTTCAGAGTTCCAACGAGGCGTTGCATGCAGAGAGCCGTGAGCGCAAGCAGGCCGAAGAGGCATTGCGACAGGCCCAAGCGGAGCTCGCACGCGCCAACCGGGCAAGCAGCATGGGAGAGTTGACTGCCTCGATAGCACACGAAGTTAATCAACCGATTGCGGCCGCCATCGCCAACGCCCATGCTTGCCTTCGCTGGCTAACCCGCGATCGACCCGACTTGGACGAGGCATGTGCGGCTGCATCGAGAATCTTAAAAAATGGAAATCGTGCGGGTGAAATCGTCAACCGGGTCCACTTGTTTTTCAAGAAAGATACTCAAGTACGGGAATTGGTTGATCTAAACGAAACAATTCGAGAGATGATGCTTATTCTGCACAGCGAGGCTATCCAATACACCGTGTCAGTGCGGGCGGACCTCGCTGCAGATCTCCCTCAGGTCTCGGGAGATCGTGTACAGCTCCAACAGGTGTTGATGAACCTCATGATGAACAGCATTGATGCTATGAAGGAGGTGGATGGGATTCGCGAACTAACCATCCAATCACAGCGATGTGAGCAGGGGCAGCCGCTCATCTCAGTCAGCGATACCGGCGCTGGCATTCCGCCGCAGCAGGCGGACAAGATCTTTGAGGCATTCTTTACCACCAAGACTCACGGCACGGGCATCGGGCTGAAGATCAGCCGTTCCATTGTTGAATCGCACGGGGGGCGCTTGTGGGCCGCCGACAACCATCCGCGGGGTGCGCGATTCTGTTTCACATTACCTGCCAACGGCGTGACACAAGACAAAGTTTCGTCGGGAGATCACACTGAATCGAGAGAAGGTCTTCACGCCAACAAGCCGGTTGTTGAGTTTATGGATATCAAACGCAGGACGTAG
- a CDS encoding NHL repeat-containing protein, with translation MMNPSRREFLAQVGTGFVAPLLLGVTNKSGSNKPVVGSGEHTYEVTHDWGELPADIQYGNTHGVCEDSQGHIYIHHTVYSTSEKPDSMVVFDAQGKFVKSWGKEFRGGAHGLFIRKEEGTEFLYLCDIQRGLVVKTTLNGEEVFTLGYPKESEIYVKPGPDGKPLKYSPTNLAVAPNGDIYVADGYGSSYILQYNSKGEYIRAFGGPGKEAGQLLCPHGILLDTRGAQPLLNVADRSNKRIQRFTLDGRHIDFLYGTNAPCHFNIYKNGDMVVPDLFARVTLMDRNNNILLHLGDDSSSDYMATRKLTRDNFKPGKFVCPHGACFDHSGNIYVVEWVEVGRVSRLQKVA, from the coding sequence ATGATGAATCCGTCTCGCCGCGAATTTCTCGCTCAGGTTGGCACCGGCTTCGTTGCCCCGCTCTTACTTGGAGTAACGAACAAGTCAGGAAGCAATAAGCCTGTGGTTGGCTCAGGCGAACATACCTACGAAGTCACGCATGATTGGGGCGAGCTTCCCGCAGATATTCAATACGGCAACACACACGGCGTCTGTGAAGATTCACAGGGGCACATCTACATTCATCACACCGTGTATTCCACCAGCGAGAAGCCTGACAGCATGGTGGTATTCGATGCGCAGGGCAAGTTCGTCAAGAGCTGGGGCAAGGAGTTCCGGGGCGGGGCGCATGGCCTATTCATACGCAAGGAGGAGGGAACCGAGTTTCTCTACCTGTGTGACATTCAACGTGGCCTCGTGGTCAAAACAACATTGAACGGCGAAGAAGTATTTACTTTGGGATACCCCAAAGAGTCAGAGATCTACGTCAAGCCCGGTCCTGATGGAAAACCACTGAAATACAGCCCGACCAATCTGGCCGTCGCGCCCAACGGCGATATCTACGTCGCCGACGGCTATGGTTCAAGTTACATTCTCCAGTACAACAGCAAGGGAGAATACATCCGCGCCTTCGGAGGCCCCGGTAAAGAAGCCGGCCAATTGCTCTGCCCGCACGGCATCCTTCTCGACACGCGCGGCGCTCAACCGCTTCTCAATGTCGCGGATCGCAGCAATAAGCGCATTCAGCGCTTTACGCTTGACGGCAGACACATCGACTTCCTATATGGAACTAATGCGCCGTGCCATTTCAATATCTACAAGAACGGCGATATGGTTGTTCCCGACCTGTTCGCCCGCGTCACCTTGATGGACCGGAACAACAACATCCTGCTGCATCTTGGCGACGACTCCTCCAGCGACTATATGGCCACACGCAAGCTGACCCGAGATAACTTCAAACCAGGTAAGTTCGTTTGCCCACATGGTGCATGCTTCGACCACTCAGGTAACATCTACGTTGTCGAATGGGTAGAAGTAGGACGAGTGAGCCGGCTGCAAAAGGTGGCATAG
- a CDS encoding PPC domain-containing protein, giving the protein MKRGTTAIFGVEGRNLSDATQVIFDAPGLSAKLTQITDVPEQITPPRAGEDLGAQVPLGKKQTAKLEIVASNDVSPGIHRFRIKTPLGTTNTMALAIGALPEITRRDNEAMPAVVRLPATLIGTITAPGDNDSYPFEGKAGDEIVLQVQASQLGSNLKSMLELRDDAGRVLAVAGKNDADADAVLHFKLPNDGRYTISITDRDREGGKDYYYRLNAGPLPFITSFFPLGVRAGEAASISIDGANLSGMHEVRVEAASQEGWTTIPLVIKSSGLPSLNEVKLAVSDEPQILEQEPNNTIAQAQSVTLPVTINGHIDGGMKAGGSPDEDYFRFRANKGEQLSIDVAAARLGSALDSVIEILDAQGNSISRATIRCLNQTTTTLADRDSRTVNTRFISTSELREGDYLMIGDELNRIDFIPDQPDADTLLKSIDDLRLAYLGTSPDVHPVNTPVYKAQILPPDADLPSNGLPVFHLTWRNDDGGQGYGADSKLDFVAPADSDYLLHLKDVRGMEGPDFAYRLTIRDATPDFHLKAEPANPNIPRGGSTTMIVSVAARSGNEAPIAISVKGLPQGVIANPATIEPGQDSTVVVLSATANAPLDGPPSSIEVIGHATIDGHEMIRSANRDGDKDPTLQLASITPPPDVVVTTDSKQISIEPGKEVTVTLHVDRHNGFKGRVPCFVQNLPPGVRVVNVGLNGVLVTEAQTSRTFTLRAEEWAKPADQPIYVVGIVESNSPTMHPSSPLLLKVPATNLSASANQAPSR; this is encoded by the coding sequence ATGAAGCGCGGCACCACCGCAATTTTCGGCGTAGAAGGTCGGAATCTCTCCGACGCCACGCAGGTCATTTTTGACGCGCCAGGATTGAGCGCAAAGTTAACCCAGATTACGGACGTGCCCGAGCAAATCACGCCGCCCCGCGCAGGAGAAGATCTAGGGGCGCAGGTACCGTTGGGCAAAAAACAGACGGCGAAGCTTGAAATCGTCGCCTCGAACGATGTTTCGCCCGGCATTCATCGCTTCCGCATCAAGACTCCACTCGGGACAACCAACACAATGGCCTTAGCTATCGGAGCACTGCCAGAGATCACGCGGCGCGACAACGAAGCGATGCCCGCAGTCGTCCGATTGCCGGCCACACTGATCGGAACCATCACCGCGCCCGGCGACAACGATAGCTATCCCTTCGAGGGCAAGGCCGGCGACGAAATCGTTCTTCAAGTGCAGGCGTCGCAGCTCGGTTCGAATCTCAAGTCGATGCTCGAGTTGCGGGACGATGCGGGCCGGGTATTGGCCGTCGCCGGTAAAAATGACGCAGATGCAGACGCAGTGTTGCACTTCAAGCTGCCTAACGACGGCAGATACACGATATCGATCACCGACCGCGATCGCGAAGGCGGAAAGGATTATTACTATAGGCTGAATGCCGGGCCATTGCCTTTTATCACAAGCTTTTTCCCGCTTGGAGTGAGGGCTGGCGAAGCCGCATCAATCTCCATAGATGGTGCCAACCTTAGCGGGATGCACGAAGTAAGAGTGGAAGCAGCCTCTCAGGAAGGCTGGACGACGATACCGCTCGTAATCAAAAGCAGCGGATTGCCTTCACTCAATGAGGTAAAACTCGCAGTCAGCGACGAGCCCCAGATACTTGAGCAGGAACCCAATAACACCATTGCGCAGGCACAATCCGTCACACTGCCAGTCACGATCAATGGACACATCGACGGCGGCATGAAAGCCGGCGGAAGCCCGGACGAAGATTACTTCCGCTTCCGTGCGAACAAGGGAGAACAACTCAGCATCGATGTAGCAGCCGCGCGATTGGGCTCCGCGCTGGATTCCGTGATAGAGATTCTCGACGCGCAGGGCAACTCTATTTCGCGGGCGACGATTCGCTGCTTGAACCAGACAACGACGACTCTCGCCGACCGGGATTCGAGGACCGTCAACACTCGTTTCATATCGACCTCCGAACTGCGGGAAGGGGACTACCTTATGATCGGCGACGAACTCAATCGGATCGATTTCATTCCCGACCAGCCCGATGCGGATACTCTTCTGAAAAGCATCGACGACCTTCGTCTCGCCTATCTTGGAACATCCCCCGATGTCCATCCAGTCAACACTCCCGTCTACAAGGCGCAGATTCTGCCTCCAGATGCCGACCTGCCATCCAATGGACTACCGGTATTTCACCTTACTTGGCGCAACGACGACGGAGGACAAGGCTACGGAGCAGACTCGAAGCTGGACTTCGTTGCCCCCGCCGATAGCGATTACCTGCTGCATCTCAAGGATGTTCGCGGCATGGAAGGTCCCGACTTTGCCTACCGTCTGACCATCCGCGATGCAACTCCGGATTTCCACCTTAAGGCTGAGCCGGCCAACCCCAACATACCCAGGGGCGGCTCCACGACGATGATCGTTTCCGTAGCTGCAAGGAGTGGTAACGAGGCCCCAATCGCCATTTCCGTAAAGGGTCTGCCACAGGGAGTGATAGCAAATCCCGCGACAATTGAGCCGGGGCAGGATTCGACCGTAGTTGTTCTATCGGCCACGGCAAATGCTCCGCTCGACGGACCGCCATCATCGATAGAAGTGATCGGCCACGCCACTATCGACGGGCACGAGATGATTCGCAGTGCGAACCGGGATGGAGACAAAGATCCAACCTTGCAACTCGCGTCCATCACACCTCCGCCCGATGTGGTCGTAACCACCGATTCAAAGCAGATATCCATCGAACCAGGCAAGGAAGTTACCGTAACGCTCCATGTCGACCGCCACAACGGCTTCAAGGGACGCGTGCCCTGTTTCGTGCAGAATCTTCCTCCCGGCGTTCGTGTGGTCAATGTAGGACTGAACGGAGTACTCGTAACCGAGGCCCAGACCAGCCGCACATTCACGCTGCGCGCCGAGGAGTGGGCAAAGCCAGCAGACCAGCCAATCTACGTCGTTGGAATCGTCGAATCGAATTCACCGACCATGCACCCTTCTTCACCTTTACTGCTGAAGGTTCCTGCAACCAATCTGTCGGCAAGCGCAAATCAGGCTCCGAGCCGCTGA